The region AGGCTCTTCAGGGTTTGTAGTGGTTTGACCCCGTATCCGGGGTGACTGACATCGGTTTGTTTGTCGCTCTTTTCCATCTGTTGGATAATGGCCACCGAGGTGCTTCGGGACATTGTTTGTCCATGAGAACGCGCCGCGGAGGAAGCCGATGCAAGATCGTGAACTGTACGCCAGGATTCTTGGGATCACCGACCCGTGGCAGGTGGAGCGAGTCGACCTGAAGTTGGAGATCGGAGAGGTGCATATCGTTCTCGGTCATGCGGCGGACCTGCTCTGGCCCTGTCCGGAATGCGGCGCCATGTGCGCGTTGCACGACCATCAGCCGGAGCGGCAATGGCGGCATTTGGACACGTGCCAGTACAAGACGATCCTTCACGCGGCCCCTCCGCGCAGCAACTGCCCGGAGCACGGCGCGCGCGTGGTGAAGCTGCCGTGGGCGGAGCCGGGAGGCCGCTTCACGGCATTGTTCGAGGCGCTGGCGATCAGCTGGCTTAAGGCAGCGAGCCAGAAAGAGGTGGGGGGTTTGCTCCGGATGACCTGGGACGAGATCCACCACGTCATGGCGTGCGCCGTGCGGCGCGGCATGGAGCGTCGCGAGGACGAACCGGTCGCGAACCTGGGTGTGGACGAGAAGTCGTTCAAGAAGCGGCACAAGTATCTGACGGTGGTCAACGACCTGGACCGTCCCCGCGTCCTGTACGTGGCGCCGGGCCGCGGCAAGGCGAGCCTGGACGGCTTCTGGCCGACGTTGACCACGGAACAGCGTGAGAAAATCCGCTCCGTGTCGATCGACATGTGGGATCCGTACATCGCCTCGATCAAGAAGCATGTCGAGGACGCGCAGGAGAAGATCGTCTTCGACAAGTTCCACGTGGCGGCGCACCTTGGGAAGGCGGTGGACATGGTCCGGCGGCGCGAGAACAGGGAACTTCTTCGCCACGACGACCGCCGGCTGGTGAAGACGAAATGGTCCTGGCTTCGCAACGGGGCCACACTTACCGACCAGCAGTGGCGGGCGTTGCGCGACGCCGACCTGAAGACGGCGCGGGCATGGGCGCTCAAGGAGGCGGGGATGGATTTGTATCTCTACCGGCGGGAACACGCCGCGCGGTCGTTCTTCGACCGCTGGTACTCGTGGGCGATTCGCTCCCGCCTCAAACCGATGGTGGAAGTGGCGACGATGCTGAAGAAGCGGATCAAGAACATCCTGACGTACGTGAAGCTTCGGACGACCAACGCCAAGAGCGAGGCGATCAACTCGAAGATCCAATGGATCAAATACACGGCGCGCGGCTACCGAAACGAGGCCAACTTCATCACGGCGATCTATTTCCACTGCGGAGCCCTCAACATGAACCCCTTAGCCACTTGAAACCCAGAAGAGCCTTAAAAGTTTACTTTCGTTTCATCATATAAACGACACCAAAAATAACGAGAATCGCGACAATGATCACAATAAACCATCCGGAGTTCATTCCCCATCCCCAACTACCACCCATCATGCCGCCACCTCTACCGGTGTTCATCTGGGCTGATGCTGAAAATATTAAAACAAACCCGCTAAAACAATCATTGCCCTTTTCATCTTCGTCTCCTTTCCTGTGGAGCCTGACTCTCGTGTTTCCACCACGGTAATTCTGCCCGCCAGGCTTCGGTATCGGCTTCTGTCCGAACCGCGAATCGCTTTTTGTCCTAATTTCGAATCGGTGTTTGTCCTATGGTTTAGAGTATCCGGTATAATAAGGGGACCAAACTGAACGAGGGGCTTTCCGATGAATCCTTCACTCGCATGTACGAGCGTTTTTCTTGTCGTCGCCTCCCTCTCCTTCGGGTTTCCCGCCGCCGCTCATGGGCCTTCCGGCCACCACGATACTGCGGCAGCGCCGCAAGACGAGGAAGCGATGAAAGCGCAGCATGCACGGATGGGGAATTTCGAGGAGGCGATGGTCGCCCTGGGCAAGGCAGTGATCCTTGGGGACAAAACCGGCGCGGGAAAACAGGCGAGCCGGTTAACGGATGCCCTCGGGGGCCACGAAAAGGACGTCCCGCACAAAATCGTTTCGCGGGCCAGGGAATTCCAGGCGTTCTACGGAGAGATGATGAAGAGATCCGCGAAGCTGGCAGCCGATGCCGGGACCGGCAACCTGCGGAAGACGGCCCTATCCTACGGCAGGGTCCTCGAAGTATGCGCCTCCTGCCATGAGAATTTCAGGGACTGATCGCGGGAGCCGCCTCAAACCAGGGACGGCTGACCGACGTCGCCCCCCTTCACCTTGCGGATCTCCCGGAGGAGGGCCGGGACGATCTTCCGGAAATCGGAGACGACGCAGTAGTCGGACGACTCGAACACCGGCGCGCGCGGGTCGTTGTTGACGCTAACGATGACTCCCGCGTCCTTGATCCCCACCATGTGGTGCGGGGACCCGGAGATCCCGAAACCGAGGTAGACCTTCGGGCGCACGGTCTTGCCGCTCGTCCCGATCATCGTGTGATCGCCGGGGGTCCACCCCTCGTCGAGCGCGGGGCGGGTGCACCCCACGGCGCCGGACAGCTCGCGGGCCAGATCCTCGAGGAGCGCCCACGGCTCCTTCCCGCCGATCCCGAAGCCGCCCGCCACGACGACCTCGGCCCCTTCGAGCGGCACCCCTCCCGGCTCCTCCTGGACGACCTTGACCGCGCGAAGGCGGATCCTCTCCCCTTCCAGCAACCCGGCGACGTCCTCGCGCACGACGGTCCCCGTCCGCTCCCCGCGGGGCGCGGGCTGAAACATCCCCGGCTTGACGCTCGCCATCTGCGGGCGCCTCATCGGGCAGAACATCTCCGTGTGCACGCGCCCCCCGAACCCGAGGACTCCCATCATCAGCAGGCCGTCGGCCGAAAGATCGAGGTCCGTGCAGTGGGCTCCAAGCCCGGTGTCGAGGCGGGCCGCCACCGTGGGCGCCAGCTCCTCCCCGCATGCGCTGGCCCCGAACAGGACGACTCCGGGGTCCTCCCGTTCGATGAGTTTGGCCAGCACCGCGCCGTGGGTGTCGTTCTGGTACGGCGAAAGACGCCGGTCGTCGGCCAGGAACACCTTGTCGGCGCCGCACGCCGCGAGCTCCCCCGCCAGGGCGCCCGCGTCCTTCCCGACAAGTACCGCCGCAACCTCGCCCCCGCCCGCCTCGCGCGCCATACGGAGAGCCTGCCCGAGGATCTCGAGGCTCACGGGAGCGAGCTTTCCCCCCGCCTGCTCCGCCACGATCCAGATCGCGCCCTTCCGGTCGGGCACCTTCGCTTCCCCCGTCAACCGAGCACCCCTTCCGCGCGAAGGATACCGACGATCCGCAGGACGGCCTCTTCCGGATCGCCCTTCACGCGTTCCCCCTTCCGGCGATACGAAGGCCGGCTCAGTTTCCCCGGCCGCATGTTCGACCCCTCCATCCCGACCCCGGAGCGATCGACGCCGAGATCCTCCGCCCCGAGGACGCGGATCGGCTTCCCTTGGGAGGCGATGACCCCCATCAGCGAGGTGTAGCGCGGCGTGTTGATCTCCCTGCGGACGCCCAGCACCATCGGGAACGCCCCTTCCACTTCCACGTACCCGTTCTCGATCCGGGTGCGCGCCCGGACGCTCCCGTCCGCGTCGACCTCCAGCCGGATGACGTTCGCCAGGTGGGCAACCCCCAGCAACTCCCCCACCTGCGAGGGGACGTGCACGGTTCCGCCGTCCGCGCTTTCGTTTCCCGCCAGCACCAGGTCGAACGGGGCGACCTTCGCGATTCCGGCGGCGAGAACCCTGGAAGTGGCCAGCGAGTCGGACCCCGCGAAGACGCGGTCGCTCAAGACCACCGCCTCGTCGCCCCCCATCGCCAGCGCCTCCCGCAGCGTCTCCGCCGAGCTCTCCGGTGTCATGCTGACCAGCGTGACGCGCCCCCCGTGCCGCTCCTGGAGGACGAGCGCCTCCTCCAGCGCGTGCCGGTCGGAGGGGTTGAGCACCGACGGCATCCCCTGCCGCGCGAGCACCCCGGTCGCGGGGTCGATCTCGACGCGGTCGTAGCACCCGGGATCCGGGACCGGCTTGACCAGGACGACGATGTGGAACCCGCTCATGGGCGAACCCGGCACCTCGCCTAATTCAGCGTCTGGCCGGCGACGATGATCTGCATGATGTGGGAGGTTCCCCCGCACGAAATGGTGGTCAGGGCGTCCCGCATGTACCGGCCCACGGGGTATTCGTTGATGACGCCATACCCGCCCATGAGGTCCATCGTCCGCTTCGCCGCCCGCACGGCGCCCTCGGTCGCGAAGTATTTGGCCGCCGCGATCTCGGCATCCGCCCCGGCGCCCCCCTCTTTCAGTCCGACGGCGTTGTAGGTCAGCAGCCTCGCCGCTTCGTAGTCGATCCGGATCCGGGCGATCTCGAACTGGATCGCCTGCAGTTTTGAGAGCGGTTTCCCGTAGAGCACGCGATCCTTGGCGAACTTCACCCCGTCTTCCAGGCACGCCCGGATGATTCCCAGGCCGATCGCGGCCATCCCCGTGCGCCCGATTTTCGTGAACAGCGCCAGGGCCATCTTCATGCCGTTCCCCTCGCTGCCCAGCAGCGATGCGTCACCGACCTTGCATCCGTTCATCAGAAGGTCTCCGGTGGAGGATCCCCTCAATCCAACCTTGTCCTCCTCGCGGCCCGGGGAAAATCCCTCCACCCCGTTTTCCACGATGAACGCGGAAAACGCCGGTCGGCCTTTCGCGTCCTCGCCCGTGCGCGCGGTGATCACGTTGACTTCGGCGTTGGAGCTGTTCGTGATGAAGCATTTCCGGCCGTTGATCACCCAGTTGCCGTTGTCGCGAACCGCCGTCGCCAGCTGCCCGGCGACGTCGGACCCGCCGGTGGGTTCCGTCACCGCAAGGCCCGTGATCTTCTTTCCCGCCGCGAGGTCCGGGAGATATTTATTCTTCTGCTCCTCCGTCCCGTACGACAGGATCGCGTCCACTCCCAGGTGGTGGGTCATCAACGCCATCGCCAGCCCCGCCGCGTGACGGCCCAGTTCCTCCAGGATGATCGCGCGCTCCGTCATCCCGAGCCCCGCCCCCCCGTATTGCCGGGGCACGAAGACCCCCGCGAACCCAAGCTCCCCCATCTTCAGGAAAATATCCATCGGGAAGCGGGATTCCACATCGAGCCTCGCGGCGACCGGCTTGACTTCCTTCTCGACGAACTCTCGAACGGCCTTCCGCAGCATCTCCTGCTGCTGGGTGAACTTCAGCTCCGCCATCGGTCTCTCCTCCGTATGCTGGAATTGCCATCGATCAGGCTATTTGTTCCTCTCGGGCTCCGGCACCGCCTCGGTGATTCCCGCCACCTTCGCGGCGTAGTCGGCGTACTCCTCGAACGCCGACTCGAGCCGCACCACGATCCTCGCCCCGTCGGGCGAGCCGCCTCCGTGCATCGTTCCCGGAACGCCGGCTCCCAGCGTAAGCCACTCCACCAACCGCGCCGCGCGCGCGCGGCTCTCCGCCGATACCTTCTGACCGGCCTTGAGATATTTCCTGATCAGGCCGCCGTACTTGGGGCTGGAGTAATCCTTGTAGGACGGGAAACAGCCGGTCTCGGCGATCCCGCCGCAGATGTCCTGGCAGATCCGCTTGGTCTGGTACGGCAGGGTCGCCACCAGAATCTTGTTCGTGTGCGCGGCCAGGGAGTCGGCGATCCAAACCCCCGAGGGATGCTGCCGGCCCTGCGTCAGCGCGCCGATCCCGGCGCTATAGGTGGTTTCGTTGTTGACCGCCATCTCCACCAGCTTGTTCTGGAAGGTCTTGACCTGCAGGCCGTTGGCCCGCGCCATCAACATCGCCGCGCCGATCATCACGTCGCCCTGCCCCGCCACGCACGCCCCGATGCACGACCGGTAGTTCGCCGTGAAGTACTGGATGAACTTCCCCGTGAACTGGTATTCGCCGAACAGGAAGACCCGCTCGTTCGGGACGAACACGTTCTCGAAGAAGAGGTACCCCTGGGTGGTGCCGGTCTCGGGGATGTCGAATCCCTCATCGAGCTCCCTGCCGTCGCTCGCGCGGCGCGCCTCCACGATGGTGAGCCCCTCCACATCCCTCGGTATCACGAACGCGACCGAGAAATATTTCTCGTCCCTCCCGTACGCGGTCCCCGGCACGACGAAGATCTCGTCGGACGCGGCCGCCCCCGCGATCATCACCTTCGCCCCGCGGACCACGATCCCGTCCTTCCTCACCTCGACGACGCGGAGGTTGCTGTCCTGGTTCGGCTGCTGCGACGGCTTGAGGCTTCTGTCCCCCTTGGCGTCGGTCAGCGCACCGGCCACCACCAGCCCCTTCTCCTGTGAGTGGAGGAGCCATTTCTTCAATCGCTCCTGGTACCCCGTCCCGCACTCCCGGTCGACCTCCTGCGTGATCGCCCACAGGACGTTGGCGGCGTTCCAGCCCACGCACGTCCCGCCGGAGCAGGTACCCGTCCGCCGGTAGCTGGCGCGCTTGAGCTTCATGTTGGAGACGGTCTCGTCGAGCGACGTCATGAGGGAATTGAAGCGGTGGATCTTCTCCCCGGTGAACGACGAGGTCGCGGTGAAGATCTCGGAGAACTTCGGGTCGAACGCGGCGTCAAACGCCCTCGCGTGGCTCTCGACCACGCGACGGGTCGCCGGGTGGGTCGTGATGTCCTGGATCAGCTCCCCGAACTTGTGGATGTTCGGGCGCATCCCCTTCAGGGATGCGAGGTACTGCTCTCTCGTCCGCAATGCCATGACCGCTCCACCTTCCCTTCGATGAGTTTCAGCGTAATAATTCGGCAACGTATTCAACAGCTGCGCCGCCTCGGAGAGGGGGGCAGTCTTCCCGATACGATGCCATATTTATGAATTGAAGCATTAAGGTTTCACGCGCAGGTCCATCACCCGCTTCGCCTTGTGGGTCGCCCGCTCCAGGGTATTGGGAGGCAGGACCTTGACCCGCGGCTTGATCCCGAGGACCTTGAAGATGTCGTGCACGACCCTCCGGGTGAGCTCTTCGATCTCCCCCGGGTACCCTTCGACGTGCTCCACCTCCACGGTGAGGTGCGCCAGGTGCTTCTCCTCGTTGACCACCAGGCGATACTCGCCGGTGAGATCCTGGTTTTTCCTCACGAACGTTTCTATGTCGCTCGGGAAGACGTTCAGACCGCTGATGATCAGCATGTCGTCCACGCGGCCGTGGATCCCGTGGAGCCGCAGGTGTGTCCTCCCGCAACCGCACAGGCCGGTCGTGAGCGACACGATGTCCCCCGTGCGGAATCGGATCAGCGGCCTCGCCCGCTTCTTCAGGGACGTGAGGACGAGCTCCCCCCGCTCCCCTTCCGCGACCGGCCTCCCGGTGTCCTGGTCGAGGACCTCCACCAGGATGTGGTCCTCCGCCCAGTGCAGCCCTTCCCGCTTCTCGCACATCCCCGCGCACGCGCCGAAGATGTCGGAGAGCCCGTAGTAGTCGAACAGGGACGCCCCCCACAACTCCTCGATCCGCCGGCGCGTCTCGGGGATCGATCCGCCGGGCTCGCCGGCCACGAAGATCTTCCGGACCGCCAGGTCCTTGCGGAGGTCGATTCCCTGCGACTGCGCCGTCTCCCCGAGGTACCAGGCATACGACGGGGTTGTCCAGATGGCGGTCGGCTTCCACTTCGTGAAGATGTCGAGCAGCCGCTCCGACGGGATCGCCCCCGCCCACAGGCACAGCGCGCCCACCTTCATCGCGCCGACGACGTCGGGTCCGCCGACGAACATGGTGAACTGCAGCGAGTGGCAGTACGTGTCGGTCGGGCGAAGGCCGGAAGACCAGAAGAGGCGGGCCTCGTAATCCTGCCACTCCTCGAAGTCCCGCCACGTGAACGGCGATGCGGTCGGCACCCCTGTGGAGCCGCTGGACGCCGAGATGTAGACGATCTCGTCGGTAGGAACGCACACCATGTCGCCGTACGGCGGCGCCGCCTCCTGCCGCTCCCTCAGGACCTTCTTGTCGATGAGCGGGAACTTCTCCAGGTCGTCCAGCCCCCGGACGCTGGCGGGAGACACACCCGCCGCGTCGAAGCTCTTCCGGTAAAAGGCGGAGCGTTCGTACGCAAGCGACATCGTCTCCTTGAGGAGCCCGAGCTGCATCTCGCGGATCTTCTCCCGTGGCATCGTCTCGAGCCCCTCATCCCAGTACGGCGCATAACCGTTTGGCGTCCACAACCTGTGTTTCGACATCCGGTCGTCCCTCCCTTAACGTTTCAACTCCTCCGGCGTCCAGTCCACGGGCAGGCAACACCCCAGCGGCTTGAACAGCGGCTGGCTCTTCAGGATCCTGCCGGTACTCCCGTCCACGAAGATCGCCCGGCCGTTGGCCACCGACCCCGGGTGGGTCTCCTTCCGGGCGAAGAAGTTGAAGATGTACACCCGGTGGTACTCCACGGCCCCTGCGCGCCTCTCGGGGTAGATCGCGACGCTCTCCGCGGACACCTCGTGATCCAACTCGTCGGTATCCCGCAGCTTCGCCCTCGCGATCTTCAGAGCCTGCGCCCGGTCGAGTCGGGAACCCGCGGACACCCGGGCGTCGGGGTAGAGGATCGCCCCCAGCGACCTCACGCGCCCCTCGGGGTCGATCGAGAACCCGAGCGACGAGTCGTAGACCGCCAGCCCACGGACCGTCTGCCGGTAGCTCAGGAACCAGCTCCCGCCGCTCTTTTCCGCCTTCCTCAGCACGAGGTGCTCGGGCCGGACCCGGAGCAATTGCCGGTATTTGTTCACGAGGAGGGTCCCGATGTCCTGGACCTCCCCCCGCCCCATCCCCTCGATCCCCTTCACCACCAGCAGGTCGGAGCCGACCGCCGAGACCGTCAGAGGGGCGTTGGTGATCTCGTCCCACGTGACGTCGAGCGTCTGCCCGTTCAGCAAGACGCGCGGCGCGCCCACGACGATGCCTTCCGATGCCAGCGTGCGGTCGCACACCGCGAGGAGGAGGAGACAGGCGAGTCCTGCGACGGCGGCCCCGCGCCGATCCGGCACGCTACACCTTGACACTGAGGTACCTCTCCTGGACGTCCATCGCCCCGTCGATCTCCGAAGGAGTCCCCTCGTAGACGATCGCCCCCTTCTCCATGATGTAGATCCGGTGGCAGATCTCCTTCAGGGTTTTCAGGTTCTGCTCGACCAGCAGGATCGAGATGCCCCGTTCGTTGATCGCCTGGACCGTCTCCGCGATCGTCTGGACCAGCAGCGGCATCAGCCCCTCGGTCGGCTCGTCCAGCAGGATCAGGTCGGGCTTGGCGACCAGCGCCCTGCCGATGGCGACCATCTGCTGCTCGCCGCCGGAGAGCGTCCCCGCCTTCTGCGAAAGCCGTTCCTTCACGCGCGGGAAGAAGCCGTAGATCTCCTCGAGCTTCGAGGGATCGGTCTCCCCCGTCACGCACGCGATCTCGAGGTTCTCCTTCACCGTCAACTTCGGGAACAGGTGCCTTCCCTGCGGAACGTACGATATCCCCCTGCGCGGCACGCGGTACGCGGGAACCCCGGTCAGCTCCTCGCCCCGGAACGCGATCGATCCCGCCCGCGCCGGGATCATCCCCATGATCGCCTTCAGGGTGGTCGTCTTCCCGACCCCGTTGCGGCCGACCAGCCCGACCAGCTCCCCTTCCCGCACCTCGAGCGTGGTGCCGTGGAGCACCTGCCCCTGGCCGTAGTAGCAGCAGACCCCGTTCATCGCCAGCATGTCACGTCCCAAGGTAGACCTTCCGGACCTCGTCGTTCGCCATGATCTCGGCGGGGGTCCCCTCGACGAGCACTTCCCCGTAATGAAGCACGGTGAGCCGGTCCGACAGCTCCATCACCACGCCCATGTCGTGTTCGACGAGGACGATCGTCTGCCCCCGGAGCATCGCCCGCATCCTTCTCACAAGCGCCATCGACTCCTGCGTGCTCAATCCGGCGGTCGGCTCGTCGAGCAGGAGCAGCTCCGGGCCCGTGCTGAGCGCGATCCCCATCTCCAGGATCCGCTGGTCGCCGTAGGAGAGCTCCGAGCAGACCGTTCCCGCCTTGTCCGCGAGGCCGGTCAGCTCCAGCATCTCCCCGGTCTTCTCCCGCACGTCCGTCCACCGCTCGGGGCGGGCGAGCGGGTTGAAGAAGCGCTTGCGGGATTGCGCCGCCGCCCAGATGTTCTCGTAGACCGTGAGGCCGGAGAACAGGCTCGTGATCTGGAGCGTCCTCGAGATCCCCCGGTGGGAGATCCGGTCGGGCGACAGCCTCGTGATGTCCTCCCCCTTGAAGAGGATCCTTCCGGTGGTCGCGGTGTGGATCCCGGTGATCAGGTTGAGGAGCGTGGTCTTCCCCGCGCCGTTGGGGCCGATCAGCGCCCGCAGCTCCCCTTTCCGGACGGAAAGGCTGACGTAGTTCACCGCCATCAGGCCACCGAAGCTCTTGCACACCTTCTCCAGCGTGAGGAGGACGTCGGCCCCGCTCGCCGGCATCTATTTCCTCCTCCCGAGGAGGAACCCGACGATCCCCATGGGCGCCAGGAGCAGCGTCGAGACCAGCACCGCGCCGACGACGAGGTCGGTGGCCTGCAGCAGCTTCACCAGGTAGTGCTCGAGCGACATGATGAGCCCCGCGCCGAGCATCGGCCCCACCAGCGTCCCGGCCCCTCCCACGATGGTGTACACCACCGCATGGCCGGAAACCGACCAGTGGAGGAACGTCGCCGAGGCGTACTTCAGGCTCAGGGTGTAAAGGCCGCCGGCCAGACCGGAGAGCCCCCCCGCGATCACGAACGCCAGCAGCTTGTAGCGTCGGACGTTGTAGCCGATCAGCCGCGCCCGCTCCTCGTTCTCCCGGATCGCCACGAACACCTTTCCCAGCGGCGAACGGACCATCCTGCGCAGGAAGAGATAGGAGAGGGCGACGATCGCCAGGACCAGGTAGTAGGTCGTGCGGATGTCCATCAGGTCCAGCTTCGCCACGCCGAGGTCCAGCGGCGGGGCCATGAAAACGAGCCCGTCGGCGCCGCCGGTGAGCGTGGTCCACGTCTCCCCCACGGTGCTCCCGATCAGGGCGAAGATGATGGTGATGATGACGAAATGGATCCCGGTGAGCCTCACCGAGAAGAAGCCGACGAACGCCGCGAACGCGGCCGGCACCGCCACCGAGAGGAGCAGCCCCGACCCGGTCCCCAGTCCCAGCTTCAGGATCGGGATCGCCACCGCGTAGCCGCCCAGCCCGAAAAAGAGCGCCTGTCCGAAACTCAGGAGCCCCACATACCCGAAGATGAGGTCGAAGGAGATGGCGAACAGGGCCCACACCAGGACCTCGGTGAGGAACGTCTGGTAGAAGAGATCCACGAAGAACGGGACGGCGGCCAGGACGGCCGTCAGGAGGACGAACACGAGAGGGAACGCCGTCCCTTTCCATTTGTCGGGGAGCATCGGTTTGCGCTACTCCCCGAACAGTCCCTGCGGCCGTACGAGCAGGACCAGAATCATGAAGCCGAGGGAGAACACCGTGGCGGTCGAGGGGACAACGAAGATCGACCCCACACCGTGGATGAGGGAGATCATCACCGCGGTGACCACCGACCCCCACAGGTTCCCCATCCCGCCGACGATCACGATGATAAACGCCATGATGAGGATCTCCCGCCCCATCATGAAATCCACGGAAACGATCGGCGCCGCCAGCACGCCGGAGAACGCCGCCAGGACCGACCCGAGGATGAACGTCCACATGTAGACCTGGTCGACCGGGATCCCCAGTGCGACCGCCATCTCCCGGTCCTGCACCACCGCCCGCATCCAGAGGCCGTACCGGGTCCGATTGAGGAAGATCCATAACCCCCCCATCACGGCGGCCGAGATCGCGGCGATCACGATCCGCATCACGGGGTACTGCAGGTCGAACAGCCGGAACCGCCCGGGGATCGGAAGCGCGATCCGACGGGCGGTCCCCCCGAAGTACGTGAGCACGAGTTGCTGGAGTACCAGCATGATGCCGAACGTGCAGATGATCGTGACCAGCGGCTGGTCCTCGATCGTCCGGAGAAGCCCCCGCTCGAGGGCGAGACCGACCAGTCCGACCCCCAGCGGGGCGACGATCAGCGCCAGCCAGTAGTTCCCCGTCAGCTCGATGACGTACCAGGAGAAGACCGCCCCGAGCATGTACAGGGCCCCGTGGGCCATGTTGATGATGTGGAGGAGGCCGAAGATCAGGTTCAAGCCCAGGGCGATCAGCGCCATGATCAGCCCCCAGACGATCCCGTTCAACACGGCCACCGCCAGGTTCGACGCCACCGTTTACGCGTCCCCTCCGGTTGTTCGCCCCCCGGGAAGGACCGGACGGCATGCGATCAAAGCTTCGCCCGCAAGTCGACCGGGGCGTCGTACATCAGCTTCTCCTTCGGCACCCTCGCGATCACCTTGAGGGAGAGGTTCGGCTGGACCTCCTCGAGGTAATGGTCGTGGAATCCCTGGTGGTCGTTCTCCCGCATCACCAGGTCCCCCTGGGGAGCCCAAGGGCCCGCCTTCACCTTCAGTGTGTTGAACGCCTTCATGAAGTCGGCGTTCTTCTTCGAATCCTTCCACCCGGATTTCTCGACCGCCAGCTTGATCATGTACGGGGTGGTCCACATCGTCCACATGTGGGACACGGTGGCCGTGTTCTTCGGGTCGGAGGCATCCTTGGCGTCGTCGGTCATCCCGATCGCCTTCCGGTACGCCTTGTCGTACGCCTGGAGCTCCTTGGGGACCTGGGAGGAGTACCGCGGATAGTAGCTCAGGTAGTGCGCCCCGGCCGACTCCTTCCCCACCGTCTCCTGCCCGACGCCGTCGGTGCAGCAGATGACGGTGTACCGCTGGAGCCGCTTGTGCAGTCCGAGCTCCACGGTCTGGCGCATCACGCCGAGGGCGGGCGCGCCGAGGAACGCGGTGAAGAGGACCTTCGACTCCGGATCGACCTTCTGCAGGAACGGGACGAAGTCGCTGGCGTTCTGCGGGGCGAGGATCGTCTGGGTCTTGCCGCCGGCCGCCTTGATCCGGCTGCCGAACTCCTCCGCCAGCGAGTGGC is a window of Candidatus Deferrimicrobium sp. DNA encoding:
- a CDS encoding ABC transporter ATP-binding protein, with translation MGRDMLAMNGVCCYYGQGQVLHGTTLEVREGELVGLVGRNGVGKTTTLKAIMGMIPARAGSIAFRGEELTGVPAYRVPRRGISYVPQGRHLFPKLTVKENLEIACVTGETDPSKLEEIYGFFPRVKERLSQKAGTLSGGEQQMVAIGRALVAKPDLILLDEPTEGLMPLLVQTIAETVQAINERGISILLVEQNLKTLKEICHRIYIMEKGAIVYEGTPSEIDGAMDVQERYLSVKV
- a CDS encoding ABC transporter ATP-binding protein, producing the protein MPASGADVLLTLEKVCKSFGGLMAVNYVSLSVRKGELRALIGPNGAGKTTLLNLITGIHTATTGRILFKGEDITRLSPDRISHRGISRTLQITSLFSGLTVYENIWAAAQSRKRFFNPLARPERWTDVREKTGEMLELTGLADKAGTVCSELSYGDQRILEMGIALSTGPELLLLDEPTAGLSTQESMALVRRMRAMLRGQTIVLVEHDMGVVMELSDRLTVLHYGEVLVEGTPAEIMANDEVRKVYLGT
- a CDS encoding branched-chain amino acid ABC transporter permease, whose amino-acid sequence is MLPDKWKGTAFPLVFVLLTAVLAAVPFFVDLFYQTFLTEVLVWALFAISFDLIFGYVGLLSFGQALFFGLGGYAVAIPILKLGLGTGSGLLLSVAVPAAFAAFVGFFSVRLTGIHFVIITIIFALIGSTVGETWTTLTGGADGLVFMAPPLDLGVAKLDLMDIRTTYYLVLAIVALSYLFLRRMVRSPLGKVFVAIRENEERARLIGYNVRRYKLLAFVIAGGLSGLAGGLYTLSLKYASATFLHWSVSGHAVVYTIVGGAGTLVGPMLGAGLIMSLEHYLVKLLQATDLVVGAVLVSTLLLAPMGIVGFLLGRRK
- a CDS encoding branched-chain amino acid ABC transporter permease; its protein translation is MASNLAVAVLNGIVWGLIMALIALGLNLIFGLLHIINMAHGALYMLGAVFSWYVIELTGNYWLALIVAPLGVGLVGLALERGLLRTIEDQPLVTIICTFGIMLVLQQLVLTYFGGTARRIALPIPGRFRLFDLQYPVMRIVIAAISAAVMGGLWIFLNRTRYGLWMRAVVQDREMAVALGIPVDQVYMWTFILGSVLAAFSGVLAAPIVSVDFMMGREILIMAFIIVIVGGMGNLWGSVVTAVMISLIHGVGSIFVVPSTATVFSLGFMILVLLVRPQGLFGE
- a CDS encoding ABC transporter substrate-binding protein produces the protein MKERNGKKSVHEAMGMEVSRRDFLRTTAVGAAGFAVGSLPFVPFTYGASTPIRIGMIQENTVGATAYGYWLTKVARASVAKLNAEGGISGRKVELVEYDTKVNPAWASSMFKKLILEDKVDFTMGSVHSGVQMAVFPLAEQYKMPYIGGGAMAAGLTGKDAIAYYSRIHTHARMQAAAGWKWGFDNLGKNWTFLVADYAWGHSLAEEFGSRIKAAGGKTQTILAPQNASDFVPFLQKVDPESKVLFTAFLGAPALGVMRQTVELGLHKRLQRYTVICCTDGVGQETVGKESAGAHYLSYYPRYSSQVPKELQAYDKAYRKAIGMTDDAKDASDPKNTATVSHMWTMWTTPYMIKLAVEKSGWKDSKKNADFMKAFNTLKVKAGPWAPQGDLVMRENDHQGFHDHYLEEVQPNLSLKVIARVPKEKLMYDAPVDLRAKL